A DNA window from Cervus canadensis isolate Bull #8, Minnesota chromosome 30, ASM1932006v1, whole genome shotgun sequence contains the following coding sequences:
- the FKTN gene encoding fukutin isoform X4 has protein sequence MSRISKNVILVLLTLTSSAFLLFQLYYYKHYLSTKNGSGLSKSKGSQIGFDRTQWRAVKKFIMLTSSQNVPVFLIDPLILELINKNFEQVKNTSHASSTSECKFFCIPRDFTTFALQYQLWTNEEGWFRIAENMGFQCLKIESKDPRLDWIDSLSGTEIPLHYICKLASHAIHLVVFHERSGNYLWHGHLRLKRHIDRKFVPFQKLQFGRYPGAFDRPELQQITVDGLDVLIPKDPMHFLEEIPHSRFIECRYKEARAFFQQYLDDNTVEAMTFQKHAKELLQLAAKTLKKLGVRFWLSSGTCLGWYRQCSIIPYSKDVDLGIFIQDYKSDIISAFQDAGLPLKHKFGKVEDSLELSFQGKDDVKLDIFFFYEETDHMWNGGTQAKTGKKFKYLFPKFTLCWTEFVDTKFRVPCETVEYIEANYG, from the exons ATGAGTAGAATCAGTAAGAACGTGATTTTGGTGCTTTTAACTTTGACAAGTTCTGCATTTCTGCTATTTCAGTTGTACTACTACAAGCACTATTTATCAACGAAG AATGGATCTGGTTTATCAAAATCCAAAGGAAGCCAAATTGGATTTGACAGAACACAGTGG CGTGcagttaaaaaatttattatgctAACATCCAGTCAAAATGTACCCGTGTTCCTTATTGATCCTTTGATTCTGGAATTGATTAATAAAAACTTTGAACAAGTCAAGAATACTTCTCATGCCTCCTCTACTTCAGAATGCAAGTTTTTCTGTATTCCAAGAGACTTTACTACATTTGCACTACAGTATCAACTATGGACGAATGAG GAAGGCTGGTTTCGGATAGCTGAAAATATGGGATTTCAGTGCCTAAAGATCGAGAGCAAGGACCCCCGGCTGGATTGGATAGACTCACTTTCTGGAACTGAAATTCCCCTGCACTACATCTGCAAATTGGCCAGTCATGCCATCCACTTGGTGGTCTTTCATGAGAGGAGCGGCAACTATCTCTGGCATGGCCATCTACGGTTGAAACGACACATCGACAGGAAGTTTGTTCCTTTTCAAAAGTTACAGTTTGGTCGTTATCCTGGAGCTTTTGACAG gcCAGAGTTACAACAAATTACTGTTGATGGATTAGATGTTCTCATTCCAAAAGATCCAATGCACTTTCTAGAAGAAATACCACACTCTAGATTTATTGAGTGTAGGTATAAAGAAGCTCGGGCATTCTTTCAG CAATACCTTGATGATAACACTGTGGAAGCTATGACCTTTCAGAAGCATGCAAAGGAATTGTTGCAACTAGCAGCCAAAACATTAAAGAAGTTGGGAGTACGGTTCTGGCTGAGCAGTGGAACTTGTCTAG gatGGTATCGGCAATGCAGCATTATTCCGTATAGTAAAGATGTTGACCTAGGAATTTTTATACAGGATTACAAATCTGATATTATTTCAGCATTTCAAGATGCAGGACTCCCACTCAAACACAAATTTGGGAAG GTAGAAGACAGCTTGGAATTGTCTTTCCAAGGAAAAGATGATGTaaaacttgacatttttttcttctatgaagAGACTGACCATATGTGGAATGGAGGCACTCAggccaaaacaggaaaaaagtttAA